The Hippoglossus hippoglossus isolate fHipHip1 chromosome 21, fHipHip1.pri, whole genome shotgun sequence genome contains a region encoding:
- the gdf3 gene encoding protein DVR-1 — MRPDLTPLLLAVCFLDVCDLSHVEEMKSQERIFLSSLGLSGPPRAAGTHLQQPQARSHVPSALWRMFRRSETLRTQESEPCTVSEYGVRGNIIRYVQDQGRLVSGWSSSCQACVEKQLFFNMSVLQPVELLSLAQLEVNFHWKPFRSAELLQAPRALGVSLYKVMRTTLRGADPQANRRLLLSQSVQLQPEPTSITMDLTSLAENWRKPGRNYGLVLELLPLSAEPQDLLPFHPGNSLPLEPALILPLIQASLVAVSLNPHQCRSRQRRSAIHLPVTPSNVCKARRLYIDFKDVGWQDWIIAPQGYMANYCHGECPFPLSESLNGTNHAILQTLVHSLDPHGTPQPCCVPIRLSPISMLYYDNNDNVVLRHYQDMVVDECGCR; from the exons ATGAGGCCTGACCTGACTCCTCTGCTGCTTGCGGTGTGTTTTCTGGATGTGTGTGATCTCTCACAcgtggaggagatgaagagccAGGAGCGGATCTTCCTCAGCTCCCTCGGGCTCTCCGGGCCGCCCCGGGCCGCAGGGACccacctgcagcagccgcagGCCCGGAGCCACGTCCCCTCCGCGCTCTGGAGGATGTTCCGGAGGTCCGAGACCCTCCGCACCCAGGAGAGCGAGCCCTGCACGGTGTCTGAGTACGGAGTCCGCGGCAACATCATCCGATATGTGCAGGACCAAG GCAGGCTGGTGTcagggtggagcagcagctgtcagGCCTGTGTGGAGAAGCAGCTTTTCTTCAACATGTCCGTCCTGCAGCCTGTGGAGCTGCTGTCTCTGGCTCAGCTGGAGGTCAACTTCCACTGGAAACCCTTCAGATCTGCAGAGCTCCTGCAGGCTCCCCGGGCCCTCGGCGTGTCTCTGTACAAAGTCATGAGAACCACGTTGAGAGGAGCCGACCCACAGGCCAACCGCAGACTCCTGCTGTCCCAGTCCGTCCAGCTGCAGCCGGAACCCACCTCCATCACCATGGACCTCACCTCGCTGGCCGAGAACTGGCGCAAACCGGGACGCAACTACGGTTTGGTGTTGGAGCTGCTTCCCCTCAGCGCAGAGCCACAGGATCTTCTTCCGTTTCACCCCGGTAACTCGCTCCCATTGGAACCAGCCCTCATCCTGCCGCTGATCCAGGCCTCACTGGTCGCCGTGTCCCTCAACCCCCACCAGTGTCGCTCCAGGCAGCGGAGAAGCGCCATCCACCTCCCAGTGACCCCCAGCAACGTGTGCAAGGCCCGACGCCTCTACATCGACTTCAAGGATGTGGGCTGGCAGGACTGGATCATCGCTCCGCAGGGCTACATGGCCAACTACTGCCACGGTGAGTGTCCGTTCCCGCTCAGCGAGAGCCTGAACGGCACCAACCACGCCATCCTGCAGACGCTGGTGCACTCCCTGGACCCGCACGGCACGCCTCAGCCCTGCTGCGTCCCCATCCGCCTCTCGCCCATCTCCATGCTCTATTACGACAACAACGACAACGTGGTGCTGCGGCATTACCAGGACATGGTGGTGGACGAGTGTGGCTGTCGATGA